A region from the Flavobacteriales bacterium genome encodes:
- a CDS encoding type I asparaginase — MAKHRRVLLIYTGGTIGMMKDPRTGALQPMDLEHLEDLVPELGNIPAALSTASLEPVMDSSDMGPADWVRIAQLIAQHPNEDGYVVLHGTDTMAYTASALSYLLEGLTKPVVLTGALLPLGVLRTDGKENLLTAIEIAAAHTDGVATLQEVAIYFEYSLYRGNRAVKTHAERFEAFRSPNWPRLAEAGVHIRWNLAAMLPKRTGPLDVHPLLDPNVGVVRLFPGITGEWVRHSLATPGLRGAVLTTFGSGNGPRNEDFLNALREARARGIVLVNATQCFGGRVEQGRYETSRAFNDMGITPASDMTVEAAVTKLMFLFGQGLAERVVQERFGVPLCGELTI, encoded by the coding sequence ATGGCCAAGCACCGCAGGGTATTGCTGATCTACACCGGAGGCACCATCGGGATGATGAAAGACCCGCGCACAGGGGCTCTGCAACCCATGGACCTCGAGCATCTGGAAGACCTGGTGCCGGAACTGGGCAACATCCCCGCCGCGCTTAGCACTGCATCATTGGAACCGGTAATGGACAGCAGCGATATGGGGCCCGCCGATTGGGTGCGCATCGCACAGCTCATTGCCCAACATCCCAACGAGGACGGTTACGTAGTGCTGCACGGCACGGACACCATGGCCTACACGGCAAGCGCGCTGAGCTATCTCCTTGAAGGCCTGACGAAACCCGTGGTGCTCACCGGGGCCTTGTTGCCATTGGGCGTGCTGCGGACCGACGGAAAAGAAAACCTGCTCACCGCCATCGAGATCGCCGCGGCGCACACCGATGGCGTTGCTACGCTGCAGGAGGTGGCCATCTACTTCGAATACAGTTTGTACCGCGGCAACCGTGCGGTGAAGACGCATGCCGAACGCTTCGAGGCCTTCCGTAGCCCCAACTGGCCGAGGCTGGCCGAGGCCGGCGTGCACATCCGCTGGAACCTCGCCGCCATGCTACCGAAGCGCACTGGCCCGTTGGATGTGCATCCGCTGCTCGATCCCAATGTGGGCGTCGTCCGTCTCTTCCCCGGGATCACCGGCGAATGGGTACGGCACTCTTTGGCTACACCAGGGTTGCGCGGGGCCGTGCTCACCACCTTCGGCAGTGGCAATGGACCGCGCAACGAGGACTTCCTGAACGCTCTGCGCGAAGCGCGCGCGCGCGGCATCGTTCTGGTGAACGCCACACAGTGCTTCGGTGGTCGCGTGGAACAGGGACGCTATGAGACCAGTCGGGCGTTCAACGATATGGGCATAACGCCGGCAAGCGACATGACCGTCGAAGCAGCCGTTACAAAACTCATGTTCCTCTTCGGCCAAGGCCTTGCTGAACGTGTTGTGCAGGAACGCTTCGGTGTACCGCTTTGCGGTGAGCTGACCATCTAA
- the fabD gene encoding ACP S-malonyltransferase — protein sequence MTAYVFPGQGSQFPGMGKDLYDADNNARIWFEHANDTLGFNITDVMFKGTEADLKQTKVTQPAIFLHSVVKAKVMGDAFQPAMTAGHSLGEFSALVAAGAMEFSDGLKLVAARANAMQKACELQPSTMAAIIGLEDAKVEEICAAIPGVVVPANYNCPGQLVISGTVEAVNAACEAMKTAGAKRALVLQVGGAFHSPLMEPARAELATAIEYTPIVNPRCPVYQNVDARAHTDPARIKANLIAQLTAPVRWTQTMQNMLGDGAKKVVEVGPGTVLQGLFKKVSKEVEAVGA from the coding sequence ATGACCGCCTATGTATTCCCCGGCCAGGGTTCCCAATTCCCCGGCATGGGCAAGGACCTGTACGACGCCGACAACAACGCCCGCATCTGGTTCGAGCATGCCAACGACACGCTCGGCTTCAACATCACCGATGTGATGTTCAAGGGCACCGAGGCGGACCTGAAGCAGACCAAGGTGACGCAACCCGCCATCTTCCTGCACAGCGTGGTGAAGGCCAAAGTGATGGGCGATGCGTTCCAACCCGCCATGACGGCCGGGCACTCGCTGGGCGAGTTCAGCGCGCTGGTGGCGGCAGGTGCCATGGAATTCAGCGATGGCTTGAAGCTGGTGGCCGCGCGCGCCAACGCCATGCAGAAAGCCTGCGAACTGCAGCCCAGCACCATGGCCGCCATCATCGGATTGGAAGATGCCAAAGTGGAAGAGATCTGTGCTGCCATCCCCGGCGTGGTGGTGCCCGCCAACTACAACTGCCCCGGCCAATTGGTGATCAGCGGCACGGTGGAAGCCGTGAACGCCGCGTGCGAAGCCATGAAGACCGCCGGTGCAAAGCGTGCGCTCGTGCTGCAAGTGGGCGGCGCGTTCCACAGCCCGCTGATGGAACCCGCACGTGCCGAGCTCGCCACTGCGATCGAGTACACGCCCATCGTGAACCCGCGCTGCCCAGTTTACCAAAACGTGGACGCCCGCGCACACACCGACCCTGCGCGCATCAAGGCCAACCTCATCGCGCAGCTCACCGCGCCCGTGCGCTGGACGCAGACCATGCAGAACATGCTCGGCGATGGCGCGAAGAAGGTGGTGGAAGTCGGGCCGGGCACCGTGCTACAAGGGCTTTTCAAGAAGGTGAGCAAGGAGGTGGAGGCGGTGGGGGCATAG
- the rfaD gene encoding ADP-glyceromanno-heptose 6-epimerase → MIVVTGAAGFIGSCLLGELQRQGWHDLVAVDDFSRVDKAPNLLNKKLTARVDRRDFPQWLDANQKLVQFVFHLGARTDTTEFDKSIFDELNVRYSKAVWERCTRYQIPLVYASSAATYGGGELGYDDDHALIPQLKPLNPYGDSKNEFDQWVLEQAEAPFFWAGLKFFNVYGPNEYHKARMASVIFHAFNQVRDEGEVKLFRSHRPDYKDGEQLRDFVYVKDLCNVCMWLMETRKHPAIYNLGSGRARTFLDLVRATFKTMGKEERIVFIDTPADIRDKYQYFTEARMEKLRAAGYDKPFHTLEEGVADYVGNYLLKAAYC, encoded by the coding sequence ATGATCGTCGTCACGGGTGCCGCAGGTTTCATCGGGAGCTGTTTGCTGGGCGAGCTCCAGCGCCAAGGCTGGCACGACCTGGTGGCCGTGGACGATTTCTCGCGCGTGGACAAGGCGCCCAACCTGCTCAACAAGAAGCTGACGGCCCGTGTGGATCGGCGCGACTTTCCGCAGTGGCTCGATGCCAACCAGAAGTTGGTGCAGTTCGTCTTCCACCTCGGGGCGCGCACGGACACCACCGAGTTCGACAAGAGCATCTTCGACGAGCTGAACGTGCGCTACAGCAAGGCGGTGTGGGAGCGGTGCACGCGCTACCAGATCCCCTTGGTGTACGCCAGCAGCGCGGCCACCTACGGCGGTGGCGAACTGGGCTATGATGACGATCATGCACTGATCCCGCAGCTCAAGCCGCTCAATCCCTACGGCGATAGCAAGAACGAGTTCGACCAGTGGGTGCTGGAACAGGCGGAGGCGCCGTTCTTCTGGGCAGGTTTGAAGTTCTTCAACGTGTACGGCCCGAACGAGTACCACAAGGCACGGATGGCAAGCGTCATCTTCCATGCCTTCAACCAGGTGCGCGACGAGGGCGAGGTGAAGCTCTTCCGCAGCCACCGGCCAGACTACAAGGACGGCGAGCAACTGCGCGACTTCGTGTACGTGAAGGACCTCTGCAATGTGTGCATGTGGCTGATGGAGACGCGCAAGCACCCTGCGATCTACAACCTCGGCAGCGGCCGCGCCCGCACCTTCCTCGACCTCGTGCGCGCCACCTTCAAGACGATGGGGAAGGAGGAGCGCATCGTGTTCATCGATACGCCGGCGGACATCCGCGACAAGTACCAGTACTTCACGGAAGCCCGCATGGAGAAGCTGCGTGCTGCGGGGTACGACAAGCCTTTCCACACGTTGGAAGAGGGCGTTGCGGATTACGTGGGGAACTACCTGCTGAAGGCCGCTTACTGCTGA
- a CDS encoding 6-carboxytetrahydropterin synthase yields MPTVFITRRERFSAAHKLSRPDWSPEKNMSVFGKCANPNWHGHNYELWVTVKGEPSNETGFVADLSQVSRIIKERVIDQVDHKNIDLDVAFMKGTYSSTENLAIAFWKQLEQPINALGCTLHCIKLQETENNSVEYYGPHPSSPVKR; encoded by the coding sequence ATGCCCACAGTGTTCATCACCCGCCGCGAACGGTTCAGCGCGGCCCACAAGCTGAGCCGGCCCGACTGGTCGCCGGAAAAGAACATGAGCGTGTTCGGCAAGTGCGCCAACCCCAACTGGCATGGGCACAACTACGAGCTGTGGGTGACGGTGAAGGGCGAGCCCAGCAACGAGACCGGTTTCGTGGCCGACCTGTCGCAGGTGAGCCGCATCATCAAGGAGCGCGTCATCGATCAGGTGGACCACAAGAACATCGACCTCGACGTGGCGTTCATGAAGGGCACATACAGCAGCACGGAGAACCTGGCCATCGCCTTCTGGAAGCAACTGGAACAGCCCATCAACGCGCTGGGTTGCACCTTGCACTGCATCAAGCTGCAGGAGACGGAGAACAACAGCGTGGAGTACTACGGGCCTCACCCATCCTCTCCGGTGAAGAGGTGA
- the folE gene encoding GTP cyclohydrolase I FolE produces MAKSKTSATGDSAEGYERIDMYDAKRIARIGQHYGDILHQIGEDPKREGLAKTPERVAKALQYLTHGYDLDPREILRSAMFTEKYSQMVLVKDIEVYSLCEHHMLPFFGKAHVAYIPNGRIVGLSKIPRVVDAFARRLQVQERLTDQIRDCIHETLKPQGVAVVMECDHLCMRMRGVQKQNSVTTTSAFTGVFLKSDTTRKEFIQLISSKLH; encoded by the coding sequence ATGGCCAAAAGCAAAACCTCCGCAACGGGCGACTCGGCCGAGGGCTACGAGCGCATCGACATGTACGACGCGAAGCGCATTGCGCGCATCGGTCAGCATTACGGCGACATCCTGCACCAGATCGGCGAGGACCCCAAGCGCGAGGGCCTGGCGAAGACCCCCGAGCGCGTGGCCAAGGCGCTGCAGTACCTCACGCACGGTTACGACCTCGACCCGCGCGAGATCCTGCGCAGCGCCATGTTCACGGAGAAGTACAGCCAGATGGTGCTGGTGAAGGACATCGAGGTGTACAGCCTGTGCGAGCACCACATGCTGCCCTTCTTCGGCAAGGCACACGTGGCCTACATCCCGAACGGCCGCATCGTGGGCCTGAGCAAGATCCCGCGCGTGGTCGACGCCTTCGCACGCCGGTTGCAGGTGCAGGAGCGCCTCACCGACCAGATCCGCGACTGCATCCATGAGACGTTGAAGCCCCAAGGCGTGGCCGTGGTGATGGAGTGCGACCACCTGTGCATGCGCATGCGCGGGGTGCAGAAGCAGAACAGTGTCACCACTACCAGTGCCTTCACCGGCGTGTTCCTCAAGAGTGATACTACCCGCAAGGAGTTCATCCAGCTCATCTCCTCGAAACTTCATTGA
- a CDS encoding DUF2490 domain-containing protein, which produces MGSLLLHTVFAAVVFMHGAKAAAQRAIDRNAHLWVSHLGDHMLHDRWSFHSEAHWRRSGLGEHWQQLLVRPAVSFHWRPEVVITGGYSYYINYPYGNYPIATRAWEHNLYQQVTLSNALGRVALSHRFRMEERWLSVMQPVANEPGAYELDRYNYQNRFRYRIGITVPFGNHTKVEQGALFATAYDELFISFGDSQRADFVQQNRLSALLGYQYSSGGNVQIGYLLQTIQRPGAAQGADLQEMNSTVHLLLTYNLDFRKTAPPTHKP; this is translated from the coding sequence ATGGGATCCCTGCTCCTGCACACCGTGTTCGCCGCGGTGGTGTTCATGCACGGCGCGAAGGCCGCCGCACAACGGGCCATTGATCGCAACGCGCACCTGTGGGTGAGCCACCTCGGTGATCATATGTTGCATGACCGTTGGAGCTTTCATTCCGAAGCGCACTGGCGTCGTTCAGGACTGGGCGAACACTGGCAACAGCTGCTCGTGCGCCCTGCCGTCAGTTTCCACTGGCGCCCGGAGGTGGTGATCACCGGGGGTTACAGCTATTACATCAATTATCCGTACGGCAACTACCCGATCGCAACGCGAGCCTGGGAGCACAACCTCTACCAGCAGGTGACGCTGTCCAATGCGCTTGGCCGCGTGGCGCTTTCGCACCGCTTCCGCATGGAGGAGCGCTGGCTGAGCGTGATGCAACCCGTGGCCAATGAGCCTGGCGCCTACGAGCTCGACCGTTACAACTACCAGAACCGCTTCCGTTACCGCATCGGCATCACGGTGCCGTTCGGTAATCACACCAAAGTGGAACAGGGCGCGCTTTTCGCCACGGCCTACGACGAACTGTTCATCAGCTTCGGCGATAGCCAGCGAGCGGACTTCGTGCAGCAGAACCGCTTGAGCGCGTTGCTCGGGTACCAGTACAGTTCCGGTGGCAATGTGCAGATCGGCTATCTGCTGCAGACCATCCAACGACCCGGAGCGGCGCAAGGAGCGGACCTGCAGGAGATGAACAGCACGGTGCACTTACTGCTCACCTACAACCTCGACTTCCGCAAGACCGCTCCGCCCACACACAAGCCTTGA
- a CDS encoding TatD family hydrolase — MFVDTHAHLYADRFAEDRVAMVQRALDAGVTKLYLPNIDMASVGPMHDLCAAYPDACFPMMGLHPCHVGVDPSQELANVERLLSERRYAAVGEIGIDLYWDKSNLPQQQLAFRQQIRWAKEKKLPIAIHCRESFAETVAIVEEEKTPELRGVFHCFTGSADEARRILALDGFYLGIGGVITYPKSGLAQTIAEVGADRCVLETDAPYLSPVPHRGKRNESSYIPFIAQALATATGLSLDDIARTTTRNAQQLFS, encoded by the coding sequence ATGTTCGTCGACACCCATGCCCACCTGTACGCGGACAGGTTCGCTGAGGACCGCGTAGCCATGGTGCAGCGCGCCCTGGATGCCGGTGTCACGAAGCTCTACTTGCCGAACATCGACATGGCAAGCGTGGGGCCGATGCACGATCTGTGCGCTGCGTACCCGGACGCGTGTTTCCCCATGATGGGCCTTCATCCGTGCCATGTGGGTGTGGACCCCTCGCAGGAACTGGCCAATGTTGAGCGCTTGCTCAGCGAGCGTCGCTATGCAGCCGTCGGCGAGATCGGCATCGACCTGTACTGGGACAAGAGCAACCTTCCGCAGCAGCAGTTGGCTTTCCGCCAGCAGATCCGTTGGGCCAAGGAGAAGAAGCTGCCCATCGCCATCCACTGCCGCGAGAGCTTCGCGGAGACCGTTGCCATCGTGGAAGAAGAGAAGACACCGGAGCTGCGTGGCGTGTTCCATTGTTTTACCGGCAGCGCCGACGAGGCACGTCGCATTCTCGCGCTCGATGGATTCTACCTCGGCATTGGTGGAGTGATCACCTATCCCAAAAGTGGTTTGGCACAGACCATTGCCGAGGTGGGCGCCGACCGTTGCGTTCTTGAGACCGACGCACCGTACCTCTCCCCGGTCCCGCACCGCGGCAAGCGCAACGAGAGCAGTTACATCCCGTTCATCGCGCAGGCTTTGGCCACGGCAACGGGCCTGTCGCTCGACGACATTGCCCGCACCACCACGCGCAACGCACAACAACTCTTCAGCTGA
- a CDS encoding MerR family transcriptional regulator: MPLKPKTIGKFYWTIGEIAVELGVTATQIRFWEKQFGKPSPKRDAKGDRLYTAEEKNMVREQYELLKVKGHTIEGARTQLKAKHKVQGSATDLHDKLLDVRSQLSALRNLLDQQ, translated from the coding sequence ATGCCACTGAAACCGAAAACGATCGGCAAGTTCTACTGGACCATCGGCGAGATCGCCGTTGAGCTGGGGGTGACCGCCACGCAGATCCGCTTCTGGGAAAAACAGTTCGGCAAGCCCAGTCCCAAGCGCGATGCCAAGGGCGACCGCCTTTATACGGCCGAGGAAAAGAACATGGTGCGCGAGCAGTACGAACTGCTGAAGGTGAAGGGCCACACCATTGAAGGTGCACGCACCCAGTTGAAGGCGAAGCACAAAGTGCAGGGATCCGCCACCGACCTGCACGACAAGCTGCTTGACGTGCGCAGCCAACTGAGCGCCTTGCGCAACCTGCTCGATCAGCAGTAA
- a CDS encoding 2-oxoglutarate dehydrogenase E1 component translates to MDKYSYLSNVDSAWLDDLHQQYQKDPASVETGWARFFEGFEFARSLEGDTYLTAAPNAPAPGGNDRFEKEFKVLDLINAYRQRGHLFTKTNPVRDRRKYSPTLDLENFNLSDADLDTVFSAGNEVGIGPSKLRDIVALLQQTYCQSIGVEFKFIRDPEKIKWMQQRMEGVRNTPSFSIDQKKDILEKLNEAVVFERFLGKKFIGAKRFSIEGAEALIPALDTVIEHGAELGITEYVIGMAHRGRLNVLANTLRKSYDQIFSEFEGKDYEDQLVEGDVKYHMGYSSKVKTNTGKEVRLTLAPNPSHLETVGPIMEGISRAIIEHDDNFAKGITAPILIHGDAAVAGQGVVYEVVQMAGLKAYEVGGTIHIVVNNQVGFTTNYIDARTSTYCTDVAKVTQCPVFHVNGDDAEAVAYTVQLAMDFRQRYSKDVWVDILCYRKHGHNEGDEPKFTQPVLYKKIAAHPDPREIYTQKLIDSGVEGAREMAQEMERSFTEMLDARLTEAKQVRVGKITNFLEERWKGFKRADAKDFLKSPATGVKKETLQLIGEKLSVLHPDGKKFFSKVEKILGDRKKMMDTGVLDWSMGELLAYGSLLVEGHPVRFTGQDVERGTFSHRHAVVKVEDSEEEFIHLKHIREGQALLQIYNSLLSEYAVLGFEYGYALAMPNSLTIWEAQFGDFVNGAQIVLDQYLCCAEEKWGTQNGTVLLLPHGYEGQGAEHSSARMERFLQSCADENMVVVNCTTPANFFHALRRQLKWDFRKPLVAFSPKSLLRHPKCVSKLDELTTGSFQELIDDASADAKKVKTVIFTQGKIHYDLAEHREKNNITDTALVRIEQIHPLPAEQMRAVIKKYAKAERYIWVQEEPLNMGAWQYIAMNFTDVKWEVIARPASGAPATGSSKRSANQQIAIIEKAFANAATKVKVKA, encoded by the coding sequence ATGGACAAGTACTCCTACCTGAGCAACGTCGACAGCGCCTGGCTCGACGACCTGCACCAACAATACCAGAAGGACCCCGCCAGCGTCGAAACCGGTTGGGCCCGCTTCTTCGAGGGCTTCGAGTTCGCCCGATCACTGGAAGGCGACACTTACCTGACGGCTGCCCCGAATGCACCAGCACCCGGTGGTAATGACCGCTTCGAGAAGGAGTTCAAGGTGCTCGACCTCATCAATGCCTACCGCCAGCGCGGGCACCTGTTCACGAAAACGAACCCCGTTCGCGATCGGCGCAAGTACAGTCCTACGCTCGATCTGGAGAACTTCAACCTGAGCGACGCCGACCTGGACACCGTTTTCAGCGCGGGCAATGAAGTGGGCATCGGCCCCAGCAAGTTGCGCGATATCGTGGCGCTGCTCCAGCAGACCTATTGCCAGAGCATCGGCGTGGAGTTCAAGTTCATCCGCGATCCGGAAAAGATCAAGTGGATGCAGCAGCGCATGGAAGGGGTGCGCAATACGCCCTCTTTCAGCATCGATCAGAAGAAGGACATCCTGGAGAAGCTGAACGAAGCCGTGGTCTTCGAGCGCTTCCTAGGCAAGAAGTTCATCGGCGCCAAACGCTTCAGCATCGAAGGCGCGGAGGCGTTGATCCCCGCATTGGACACGGTGATCGAGCATGGCGCGGAGCTGGGCATCACGGAGTATGTCATCGGCATGGCGCACCGCGGGCGCTTGAACGTGCTGGCCAATACACTGCGCAAGAGCTACGACCAGATCTTCTCGGAGTTCGAAGGCAAGGACTACGAGGATCAGCTCGTGGAGGGCGATGTGAAGTACCACATGGGGTACAGCAGCAAGGTGAAGACGAACACCGGAAAGGAGGTTCGTTTGACGCTTGCGCCGAACCCGAGCCATTTGGAAACCGTGGGCCCGATCATGGAAGGCATCTCCCGCGCCATCATCGAGCACGACGACAACTTCGCGAAGGGCATCACTGCGCCGATCCTCATCCACGGCGATGCGGCTGTCGCTGGTCAAGGCGTCGTGTACGAAGTGGTGCAGATGGCCGGGCTGAAGGCCTACGAGGTCGGTGGCACCATCCACATCGTGGTGAACAACCAGGTCGGCTTCACCACCAACTACATCGACGCGCGTACCAGCACGTACTGCACCGATGTCGCCAAGGTGACCCAATGCCCCGTCTTCCACGTGAACGGCGACGATGCCGAGGCGGTGGCCTACACCGTGCAGCTGGCCATGGATTTCCGCCAGCGCTACAGCAAGGACGTGTGGGTGGACATCCTCTGCTACCGCAAGCACGGCCACAACGAGGGCGACGAGCCCAAGTTCACGCAGCCGGTGCTGTACAAAAAGATCGCGGCACACCCTGATCCGCGCGAAATCTATACGCAGAAGCTCATCGACAGCGGCGTGGAAGGTGCGCGGGAGATGGCGCAGGAGATGGAGCGCTCGTTCACCGAGATGCTGGACGCACGCCTCACTGAAGCGAAGCAAGTGCGCGTAGGCAAGATCACCAACTTCCTCGAAGAGCGCTGGAAAGGCTTCAAGCGCGCCGACGCGAAGGACTTCCTGAAGTCACCGGCCACGGGCGTGAAGAAGGAGACGCTTCAACTGATCGGGGAAAAGCTGAGCGTGCTTCACCCGGACGGCAAGAAGTTCTTCAGCAAGGTGGAGAAGATCCTCGGTGACCGGAAGAAGATGATGGATACCGGCGTCCTCGACTGGAGCATGGGCGAGCTGCTGGCTTATGGATCCTTGCTGGTCGAAGGTCATCCCGTGCGCTTCACAGGACAGGATGTAGAACGCGGCACGTTCTCACACCGCCATGCTGTTGTGAAAGTCGAGGATAGCGAGGAGGAGTTCATCCACCTGAAGCACATCCGGGAAGGACAAGCGCTGTTGCAGATCTACAACTCGCTGCTCAGCGAGTACGCGGTGCTCGGCTTCGAGTACGGCTACGCGCTGGCCATGCCGAATTCGCTCACCATCTGGGAAGCGCAGTTCGGTGATTTCGTCAACGGCGCGCAGATCGTACTGGACCAATACCTGTGTTGCGCAGAGGAGAAGTGGGGCACGCAGAACGGCACGGTGCTCCTGCTGCCCCACGGCTACGAAGGCCAGGGCGCGGAGCACAGCAGCGCGCGCATGGAGCGCTTCCTGCAGAGCTGTGCCGATGAGAACATGGTGGTGGTGAACTGCACCACGCCCGCTAATTTCTTCCACGCGTTACGTCGCCAGTTGAAGTGGGACTTCCGCAAGCCGCTCGTCGCCTTCTCCCCGAAGAGTTTGCTGCGTCACCCGAAGTGCGTGAGCAAATTGGATGAGTTGACGACCGGCTCGTTCCAAGAGCTGATCGACGATGCAAGTGCCGATGCGAAGAAGGTGAAGACCGTGATCTTCACGCAAGGCAAGATCCACTACGACCTCGCCGAGCATCGTGAGAAGAACAACATCACGGATACCGCGCTCGTGCGCATCGAACAGATCCATCCGCTGCCCGCAGAGCAGATGCGTGCGGTGATCAAGAAGTACGCGAAGGCCGAGCGCTACATCTGGGTACAGGAGGAGCCGTTGAACATGGGTGCGTGGCAGTACATCGCCATGAACTTCACCGATGTGAAATGGGAAGTGATCGCGCGCCCTGCCAGCGGCGCCCCGGCCACCGGCAGCAGCAAACGCAGCGCGAACCAGCAGATCGCGATCATCGAGAAGGCGTTCGCCAATGCGGCGACGAAGGTGAAAGTAAAAGCCTGA
- the odhB gene encoding 2-oxoglutarate dehydrogenase complex dihydrolipoyllysine-residue succinyltransferase, protein MAIVEIKVPSPGESISEVRIARWLVKDGDVVSKDQVLGEIDSDKATLELSAEAEGKVQLLAKEDQTVNVGDVVVKVDTSFKAEKKEKAAAPVAAASAPAAKAEAPKAAPAATAAHATPVAKAMLDDKGVSADKVKGSGPNGRITKSDVVAYVAGGVKADAIALNGWGGSRNQNRVKMTTLRKKVAERLVAVKNQTAMLTTFNEVDMSAVIALRDKYKDKFKEQHGVNLGFMSFFTKAVTEALRLFPAVNGQIDGEELVMHDYADIGIAVSSPKGLMVPVLRNAEKMSLAEIEAGIKTLAVKARDGKLSIDEMTGGTFTITNGGVFGSMLSTPIINPPQSAILGMHNIVERPVAVNGQVVIRPIMYVALSYDHRIIDGKESVSFLMAVKQMIEDPDKMVFGNREPGEVLLGL, encoded by the coding sequence ATGGCAATAGTTGAAATAAAGGTTCCCAGTCCCGGAGAAAGCATCAGCGAAGTGCGCATTGCGCGCTGGCTTGTGAAGGATGGTGATGTGGTGAGCAAGGACCAGGTGCTGGGCGAGATCGACAGCGACAAGGCCACGCTGGAGCTGAGTGCCGAGGCCGAAGGCAAAGTGCAACTGCTCGCTAAGGAAGACCAGACGGTGAACGTGGGTGATGTGGTGGTGAAAGTCGACACCTCGTTCAAGGCCGAGAAGAAGGAGAAAGCCGCCGCACCAGTCGCAGCTGCCTCTGCGCCCGCCGCGAAAGCTGAAGCGCCCAAAGCTGCTCCGGCTGCTACCGCTGCACACGCGACGCCGGTAGCCAAGGCCATGCTCGATGACAAAGGCGTGAGCGCCGACAAGGTGAAGGGCAGCGGTCCGAACGGACGTATTACCAAGAGCGACGTGGTGGCCTACGTGGCCGGCGGTGTAAAGGCCGATGCGATCGCTCTCAACGGCTGGGGCGGTTCCCGTAACCAGAACCGCGTGAAGATGACCACCCTCCGCAAGAAGGTGGCGGAACGACTTGTCGCGGTGAAGAACCAGACCGCCATGCTCACCACGTTCAACGAGGTGGATATGAGCGCGGTGATAGCCCTGCGCGACAAATACAAGGACAAGTTCAAGGAGCAGCACGGCGTGAACCTCGGCTTCATGAGCTTCTTCACCAAGGCAGTGACGGAAGCACTGCGCCTCTTCCCGGCTGTGAACGGCCAGATCGACGGCGAGGAACTCGTGATGCACGACTACGCGGATATCGGTATCGCCGTGAGTTCGCCGAAAGGTCTCATGGTACCCGTGCTGCGGAATGCGGAAAAAATGTCGCTCGCCGAGATCGAGGCGGGAATCAAGACCCTTGCGGTGAAAGCGCGCGACGGCAAGCTCAGCATTGATGAGATGACCGGTGGCACGTTCACCATCACCAACGGCGGCGTGTTCGGCAGCATGCTCAGCACGCCGATCATCAACCCGCCGCAGAGCGCCATCCTCGGCATGCACAACATCGTGGAGCGGCCCGTAGCCGTGAATGGCCAGGTGGTCATCCGCCCGATCATGTACGTGGCGCTCAGCTACGATCACCGCATCATCGACGGCAAGGAAAGCGTGAGCTTCCTCATGGCCGTGAAGCAGATGATCGAGGATCCCGATAAGATGGTCTTCGGGAACCGGGAGCCGGGCGAGGTGTTATTGGGGTTGTAG